A single window of Paenibacillus sp. SYP-B4298 DNA harbors:
- a CDS encoding TetR/AcrR family transcriptional regulator yields MLEEDIRITKSREAILQAMETLLKQKPFRKITVNDICQTAVVGRTTFYSHFEDKYKLISYVLQQEQQWLEDIILKSPPHEVILNVLLDIQQNKRLYYNLFVVEVSEELQRLLQDTFNRFFTNILLVCKAEGVQLPSESLPLLVAYYTNGVVGMILWWAENDFSMPAEEVTSCLSNLLGYLWE; encoded by the coding sequence GTGCTTGAGGAGGATATTAGAATAACGAAGAGTAGAGAGGCTATTTTGCAGGCAATGGAAACGTTACTCAAACAAAAGCCTTTTCGAAAAATTACCGTTAACGATATATGTCAGACTGCTGTTGTAGGGCGCACGACGTTCTATTCTCATTTTGAGGATAAATATAAGCTCATCTCTTATGTTCTGCAACAGGAGCAGCAATGGCTGGAAGATATCATACTGAAGTCGCCACCCCATGAAGTCATATTGAATGTACTGCTGGATATTCAACAGAATAAAAGGCTGTACTACAATCTCTTTGTGGTCGAGGTGTCGGAGGAATTGCAGCGTCTGCTCCAAGATACGTTTAATCGCTTTTTCACCAATATACTCCTGGTCTGCAAGGCGGAGGGGGTGCAATTGCCCAGCGAGTCGTTGCCGCTTCTCGTTGCTTATTATACAAACGGCGTTGTCGGTATGATATTATGGTGGGCCGAGAATGATTTCTCCATGCCAGCTGAAGAGGTGACCTCATGCCTGTCGAATCTGCTGGGATACTTATGGGAATAG
- a CDS encoding 3'-5' exonuclease: MNYIVFDLEFTVLRNSKHMADILEIGAIMLREEQGTPMMVDLFHTHVRPFHHKTITPQTTEFTGITQEQADRAPTFIEAVSLFKQWLGDTPYYLCSWGPDDKQQLVRQCRAQNIPLDWIANFNDIQRMFTQLQGSSLGQRIGLQQALTLTDIRFFGTHHSALDDAFNTAKLFKHVFPQLAFEQNNAASDPLYTSKIVYSDEDQEEPANPFSKLASLFNDAI, from the coding sequence ATGAATTACATTGTGTTCGATCTTGAATTTACAGTTCTTCGAAACAGCAAGCATATGGCAGATATTCTGGAGATCGGCGCCATCATGCTCCGCGAAGAGCAGGGAACACCCATGATGGTCGATCTGTTCCATACTCATGTACGGCCCTTCCATCACAAGACGATTACCCCTCAGACGACCGAATTTACCGGCATCACACAGGAGCAGGCGGATCGTGCGCCTACCTTCATTGAAGCGGTCTCTCTCTTCAAGCAGTGGCTCGGCGATACGCCCTACTACCTGTGCTCCTGGGGTCCAGATGACAAGCAACAGCTCGTGCGGCAATGCAGAGCCCAGAACATTCCGCTGGACTGGATCGCGAACTTCAATGATATTCAGCGGATGTTTACCCAGCTCCAAGGCAGCAGCCTCGGCCAGCGCATCGGACTTCAGCAAGCGCTGACCTTAACCGATATCCGTTTCTTCGGGACGCATCACAGTGCCCTGGACGATGCCTTCAATACGGCGAAGCTATTCAAGCATGTCTTCCCCCAGCTAGCATTCGAACAGAATAATGCGGCCTCCGATCCGCTGTACACCTCGAAGATTGTCTATTCCGACGAGGATCAGGAGGAGCCCGCCAATCCATTCAGCAAGCTAGCCTCACTGTTTAACGACGCGATATGA
- a CDS encoding NAD-dependent protein deacylase, whose product MDSLAQASDNVKAFKQLVEKSSRIVFFGGAGVSTESGIPDFRSADGLFRSQGQDKLSPEELLSRAFFLRYPEEFYAFYANTMIHADARPNPAHRMLAQLERQGKLKAIVTQNIDGLHQMAGSHNVLELHGSVHRNYCMTCKTPYPLSTVLEAGGAVPHCDRCGGIIRPDVVLYQENLDMELLERAAAAISEADMLIVAGTSLVVQPAAGLVRLYRGDRLVLINRSETPLDRSARLLLRDSVGKMMDTLRPL is encoded by the coding sequence ATGGACAGTCTAGCTCAGGCAAGCGACAATGTGAAGGCGTTCAAGCAACTGGTGGAGAAGAGCAGTCGAATTGTCTTTTTTGGAGGAGCAGGGGTTTCTACAGAGAGCGGGATACCGGACTTTCGTTCGGCAGACGGTCTGTTCCGCTCGCAGGGACAGGACAAGCTGTCACCGGAGGAGCTGTTGAGTCGGGCGTTTTTCCTGCGTTACCCGGAGGAGTTCTATGCGTTCTACGCCAACACTATGATTCATGCCGATGCCAGGCCGAATCCGGCGCATCGGATGCTGGCACAGCTGGAGCGGCAGGGCAAGCTGAAGGCCATCGTTACGCAAAATATAGACGGGCTCCACCAGATGGCAGGCAGTCATAATGTGCTGGAGCTGCATGGCTCTGTGCATCGCAATTATTGCATGACGTGCAAGACACCGTACCCGCTGTCAACCGTGCTGGAGGCAGGTGGCGCGGTGCCTCACTGCGACAGGTGCGGCGGCATCATCCGACCGGATGTCGTACTGTATCAGGAAAATCTGGACATGGAGCTGCTGGAGCGCGCTGCCGCTGCCATAAGTGAGGCAGATATGCTCATTGTCGCAGGAACGTCACTCGTCGTCCAGCCTGCGGCCGGGCTGGTGCGGCTGTATCGGGGGGATCGGCTGGTGCTGATCAACAGAAGCGAGACACCGCTGGATCGTTCGGCCCGGCTGCTGCTTCGCGACAGCGTTGGGAAGATGATGGATACGCTCAGGCCGTTGTAG
- a CDS encoding HD-GYP domain-containing protein: MDSINKAFLGKRLKRDLFNSHGIFIAPARTVLNEEQLAIIDKHGIQLDSLYIQEETRISNVQSRMDTSAAYVRELFDKARYTKQVPLLEIREEIIPIIQQVVSGTTDIHELFASLQSKDDYTYRHNVAVGVLSTLIGRWLGMPESELAQLTLAATLHDIGKLKIPHDLLVKPDRLTTEEFELIKKHTIFGYEMIKETVGATHMQAVVALQHHERQDGSGYPLALRGDQIAPLSRIVAIADIFHAMTSERPYRKAAPFYQTLQEMNTHTFGELEPHVCRIFIDRMMQSTLSHEVVLTDGRRGTIILIHRHDPLRPLVSIDDVFIDLSKDSTLKIVSVAPKQH, translated from the coding sequence ATGGATAGCATCAATAAGGCTTTTCTGGGCAAAAGGTTAAAGAGGGATCTGTTCAACAGTCACGGCATATTCATTGCTCCAGCGCGCACAGTGCTGAATGAGGAACAGCTTGCTATCATCGACAAGCACGGTATCCAATTGGATAGCTTATACATACAGGAGGAGACCCGAATCTCCAATGTGCAGAGCCGGATGGATACCAGTGCAGCCTATGTACGAGAGTTGTTCGACAAAGCACGCTATACGAAGCAGGTGCCGCTGCTGGAGATCCGTGAGGAGATCATCCCGATTATCCAGCAGGTGGTGTCAGGGACGACGGATATTCATGAGCTGTTTGCATCCTTGCAGTCGAAGGATGATTATACATATCGGCACAATGTGGCCGTCGGCGTACTCTCGACACTGATCGGGCGTTGGCTTGGCATGCCGGAGAGCGAGCTCGCGCAGCTAACGCTGGCAGCCACGCTGCACGACATCGGCAAGCTCAAAATTCCACATGATCTGCTGGTCAAGCCGGATCGGCTGACGACCGAGGAGTTCGAGCTGATCAAGAAGCATACCATATTTGGCTACGAAATGATCAAGGAGACGGTAGGCGCCACACACATGCAAGCGGTCGTCGCCTTGCAGCATCACGAGCGACAGGACGGCAGCGGTTACCCGCTGGCGCTGCGTGGCGACCAGATTGCACCGCTTAGCCGGATTGTCGCGATAGCCGATATATTTCATGCAATGACGTCCGAACGCCCGTACCGCAAGGCTGCGCCATTCTACCAGACATTGCAGGAGATGAATACCCATACGTTTGGCGAGCTTGAACCGCATGTGTGCCGGATATTTATTGATCGGATGATGCAATCCACACTCAGCCACGAGGTTGTACTGACAGATGGCAGACGCGGGACAATCATTCTGATTCATCGACATGATCCGTTGCGTCCGCTCGTTAGTATTGATGATGTCTTTATTGATCTGAGCAAGGATTCCACGTTGAAGATTGTCTCGGTAGCACCCAAGCAGCATTAA
- a CDS encoding 3'-5' exoribonuclease YhaM family protein: MTQINKLSSQDEFVGFYLIKELEIKQTNNTPAKDYFDIILCDASGQISAKQWDVSPTDKETFFPMGLVKVQGIVQTYRERLQVKIMRMRKATPEDGVTLTDFIRSAPIRPVDLLHTIQQAIGDIQDAEIKTLVQYCVDKVGDKLMHYPAAKTHHHAYYAGLAYHIARMLELGHFLCRQRPFLSSDLIIAGIILHDIAKPEEMIAQLGIVSEYSVPGKLLGHLAMASNWMTEAAIRSGIEPESPKVMALQHLILSHHNLGEWGSPVQPQMAEAVALHYIDSLDAKLQMVEDALDTMPSSEEWTPFIRGLENKAIYRTKL; encoded by the coding sequence GTGACACAGATTAACAAGCTCAGCAGCCAGGATGAGTTCGTCGGCTTTTACCTGATCAAGGAGCTGGAGATCAAGCAGACGAACAATACGCCGGCTAAGGACTATTTCGATATTATATTATGTGATGCGAGCGGACAGATTTCGGCGAAGCAGTGGGATGTTTCCCCGACAGATAAGGAAACCTTCTTCCCGATGGGACTGGTGAAGGTGCAAGGGATTGTACAGACGTATCGGGAGCGGCTCCAGGTGAAAATTATGCGCATGCGCAAGGCGACGCCTGAGGATGGCGTGACGCTGACAGACTTTATCCGCTCGGCTCCGATCCGTCCAGTTGACCTGCTGCATACGATTCAGCAGGCGATTGGAGACATCCAGGACGCGGAGATCAAGACGCTGGTGCAGTATTGTGTAGACAAGGTTGGCGACAAGCTGATGCACTACCCGGCTGCTAAAACCCATCATCATGCCTATTACGCTGGTCTTGCCTATCATATCGCCCGGATGCTGGAGCTGGGACACTTCCTGTGCCGCCAGCGTCCGTTCCTTAGTAGCGACCTGATCATTGCGGGAATCATCCTCCATGATATTGCCAAGCCGGAAGAGATGATCGCCCAGCTCGGCATCGTCTCCGAATACAGTGTGCCAGGCAAGCTGCTGGGGCATTTGGCGATGGCCTCCAATTGGATGACCGAGGCGGCGATCCGCAGCGGTATTGAGCCGGAGTCGCCGAAGGTGATGGCACTGCAGCATCTGATCCTCTCCCATCATAACCTTGGCGAGTGGGGCAGCCCCGTCCAGCCGCAGATGGCGGAGGCCGTCGCGCTACACTATATCGATTCGCTGGATGCGAAGCTTCAGATGGTGGAGGACGCGCTGGATACGATGCCATCATCAGAGGAATGGACACCGTTCATACGTGGCCTGGAAAATAAGGCTATCTATCGTACCAAGCTGTAG
- a CDS encoding MDR family MFS transporter, producing MKERGGINTRVVLTGLIIGMFFSALEQTIVGTAMPTILSELQGFSIMAWVTTAYLITSTVVVPIVGKLSDLYGRRYLYLIGTIIFTTGSALCATAGTMEQLILYRAIQGLGGGMVMPLSQTIIGDIFTAEQRAKWQGVFGGIFGLSSVIGPFIGGFLVDTISWHWIFLINVPFGLLSAILIFIGMRRELSQRASKVYIDYAGIAVLVPLLVLLLLGLSLGGDKFAWNSAETYAMFGGAAVLLIVFILVEARAKEPVIALSLFRGRVFTVTNSLGFLLGFAMFGAIIFVPLYMQGILGVSPTRAGSTMTPMMIALIAASVIGGRLLLVTRYRAVLTGGMLLAALGFYLISRMGVDTTQLTAYANMVVLGLGMGLVMPTLMIAVQNEFPKTQLGTVTSAATFFRSIGGTIGVTVFTAIMNHRLDSNVKQAFAAASSDPQLLAAIEALGSHPEIDLFSLLIRPELLGLPAELQNKLVALIREAWSSAFSTVFLSGLAFVAIGVLLALLVGNGRIHRHTDK from the coding sequence ATGAAGGAGCGAGGCGGAATCAATACGAGAGTGGTGCTGACGGGGCTGATTATAGGCATGTTCTTCAGCGCGCTGGAGCAGACCATTGTTGGGACGGCGATGCCCACTATTCTTAGCGAGTTGCAGGGCTTCTCCATTATGGCGTGGGTAACGACTGCCTATCTGATTACATCTACAGTCGTGGTGCCGATCGTCGGCAAGCTGTCTGACCTGTACGGGCGGCGCTATCTGTATCTGATCGGAACGATCATATTCACCACGGGCTCAGCACTGTGCGCGACCGCTGGCACGATGGAGCAGTTGATCCTCTACCGCGCCATACAGGGGCTGGGCGGCGGTATGGTCATGCCGCTGTCTCAGACCATTATTGGCGACATCTTCACAGCGGAGCAGCGCGCCAAATGGCAAGGCGTATTCGGCGGCATCTTTGGCCTGAGCTCCGTCATCGGTCCCTTCATCGGCGGCTTCCTGGTGGATACGATTAGCTGGCACTGGATCTTCCTGATCAATGTGCCGTTCGGCCTGCTGTCGGCGATTCTGATCTTCATCGGCATGCGCCGCGAGCTGTCACAGCGAGCAAGCAAGGTATATATCGATTATGCGGGCATAGCCGTGCTGGTGCCGCTGCTTGTATTGCTGTTGCTCGGGTTGTCGCTAGGCGGCGACAAATTCGCCTGGAACTCGGCGGAAACCTATGCGATGTTCGGCGGCGCCGCGGTGCTGCTGATTGTGTTCATCCTCGTGGAGGCCAGAGCCAAAGAGCCGGTCATTGCGCTCTCGCTGTTCCGAGGCCGTGTGTTCACGGTGACGAACAGCCTTGGGTTTCTGCTCGGCTTTGCGATGTTCGGAGCGATCATCTTCGTACCGCTCTATATGCAGGGCATCCTCGGCGTATCCCCGACAAGGGCGGGCTCGACGATGACGCCGATGATGATCGCGCTCATCGCCGCCAGCGTGATCGGCGGCAGGCTGCTCCTGGTCACTCGCTACCGTGCTGTACTGACGGGCGGCATGCTGCTGGCAGCGCTGGGCTTCTACCTGATTAGCAGGATGGGTGTGGACACGACGCAGTTGACCGCGTATGCCAATATGGTCGTGCTCGGTCTCGGCATGGGTCTGGTTATGCCCACACTGATGATTGCCGTGCAAAATGAGTTCCCCAAAACGCAATTAGGCACCGTCACTTCGGCTGCGACCTTCTTCCGTTCGATTGGCGGTACGATCGGAGTGACGGTATTCACAGCCATTATGAATCATAGGCTGGACAGCAACGTCAAGCAAGCCTTCGCAGCCGCGAGCAGCGATCCGCAGTTGCTTGCAGCGATAGAGGCTCTGGGCAGTCACCCGGAGATCGATCTGTTCAGCCTCTTGATCCGTCCCGAGCTGCTCGGCCTGCCTGCGGAGCTGCAGAACAAGCTGGTTGCACTGATCCGGGAAGCCTGGAGCAGCGCGTTCTCTACCGTCTTCCTTAGCGGGCTGGCCTTCGTAGCGATCGGGGTGCTGCTTGCGCTGCTGGTCGGCAATGGACGTATTCACCGCCACACGGATAAGTAG
- a CDS encoding glycoside hydrolase family 78 protein produces MKISVTKLEYNNCAWECSAGHPRFSWVLEAEGQRQRQSAYRILVATSAALLAQEEPDLWDSGKVESEQSVFVPYAGADYASQRVCWWKVKVWDQDGQESAWSEAGSWFQGGPESWQGRWIGRTAEPGANGLLPSPYIRREFILGQSVKRAVIYATALGLYELRLNGQRVTDALFLPGWTDYNVRTQVQAFDVSGLLQAGENALGVILGTGWYAGYVGMNGKNIYGDQPQLLVQLEVELADGTYEILATDERWRTAIGPIHYSDLIKGETFDASAEWAGWDRPGFLEDGWQAAELFPDYKGELVVQAEPPIRVTEERRSVKTTVTADGASVLDMGQNMVGWARLNLATEPGDEITVRYAEMLNEDGTLYTANLRKAEQVNRYIARGGENEQLEPHFTFHGFRYIELSGYRGELTEDSVIGLVVHSDMQRTGSLETSDPMVNRLFQNIVWGLRGNYLSVPTDCPQRDERLGWTGDAQIFVRTASYIMNVSRFFHKYMIDITDTQQPNGAFPDVAPDGGWLKFKETINWFASHNAGWGDAGVVIPWTMYLAYGDRAILERHYDSMAAWIDYLKEESDGLLGDDRANYGDWLSIAADTPKDVLATAYFAYSTKLMAKIAGVLGKEADQQRYVQLFNEIAQAFTTAYVDAEGHIKGDTQTVYVLALYFGLLDGELHGKAAARLKQRIADNDGHLSTGFLGVGYLLPALSDNGMQDIAYSLLHKDTFPSWLYSVKHGATTIWERWDGWTDHNGFQDPHMNSFNHYSLGSVGEWMFRYMLGIEADEQQPGFKHAVIRPQPGGKLSHARGTYDTPYGRYAVRWEQRGGQLELEVTVPVNATATVHLPGKALKLPALAELAVATGNTAYGSVGAGEEQAARSVEASRSYDIGSGVYRFVCAWE; encoded by the coding sequence ATGAAAATATCGGTTACCAAGTTGGAATATAACAATTGCGCGTGGGAATGCAGCGCTGGGCATCCTCGCTTCAGTTGGGTATTGGAGGCGGAGGGACAGCGGCAGCGCCAATCGGCCTACCGAATTCTTGTTGCCACCTCGGCTGCTCTGCTGGCACAGGAGGAGCCGGATCTGTGGGATAGCGGCAAGGTGGAGTCGGAGCAATCGGTGTTCGTGCCGTATGCCGGGGCAGACTATGCCAGCCAGCGGGTATGCTGGTGGAAGGTGAAGGTGTGGGATCAGGATGGGCAGGAGAGTGCATGGAGCGAGGCAGGAAGCTGGTTCCAGGGGGGGCCGGAGAGCTGGCAGGGCAGATGGATCGGCCGCACGGCAGAGCCGGGAGCGAACGGACTGCTGCCCAGTCCGTATATTCGCCGTGAATTCATACTCGGGCAGTCGGTCAAGCGCGCAGTTATCTATGCGACTGCACTCGGGCTGTATGAGCTGAGACTGAACGGGCAACGGGTGACGGATGCGCTGTTTTTGCCGGGCTGGACAGATTACAACGTGCGCACTCAAGTGCAGGCCTTCGACGTGAGCGGGCTGCTTCAAGCTGGGGAGAACGCACTCGGGGTCATTCTGGGCACCGGCTGGTATGCCGGCTATGTGGGGATGAACGGCAAGAACATCTATGGCGATCAGCCGCAGTTGCTCGTGCAACTGGAGGTGGAGCTGGCAGACGGCACGTATGAGATCCTTGCCACGGATGAGAGGTGGCGCACCGCCATTGGGCCAATTCATTACTCCGATCTAATCAAGGGCGAGACCTTTGACGCCAGTGCGGAATGGGCGGGCTGGGATCGTCCAGGCTTCCTGGAGGATGGCTGGCAGGCGGCGGAGTTGTTTCCTGACTACAAGGGAGAGCTGGTCGTGCAGGCGGAGCCGCCGATCCGGGTGACGGAGGAGCGGCGATCGGTGAAGACGACTGTGACCGCGGATGGCGCTTCTGTGCTGGATATGGGGCAAAATATGGTGGGCTGGGCCAGACTGAACCTGGCGACAGAGCCGGGTGACGAGATCACGGTGCGATACGCCGAGATGTTGAATGAGGATGGGACGCTGTATACCGCCAATCTGCGGAAGGCGGAGCAGGTGAACCGCTATATCGCCCGCGGCGGGGAGAATGAGCAGTTGGAGCCGCATTTCACTTTCCATGGCTTTCGCTATATTGAGCTGTCCGGCTATCGGGGCGAGCTGACAGAGGATTCGGTCATCGGGCTGGTCGTCCATTCCGATATGCAGCGCACCGGGAGCTTGGAAACCTCGGACCCGATGGTGAATCGTCTCTTCCAGAATATTGTGTGGGGACTGCGCGGCAATTACCTGAGTGTGCCGACTGATTGTCCACAGCGCGACGAGCGGCTAGGCTGGACAGGGGATGCGCAAATCTTCGTGCGGACAGCGTCCTATATTATGAATGTATCGCGGTTTTTCCATAAATATATGATCGACATCACGGATACGCAACAGCCGAACGGGGCCTTCCCGGATGTGGCTCCCGACGGCGGCTGGTTGAAGTTTAAGGAAACGATCAATTGGTTCGCGTCGCATAATGCAGGCTGGGGTGACGCTGGTGTCGTCATTCCGTGGACAATGTATCTGGCGTATGGGGATCGCGCGATATTGGAGAGACATTATGACAGCATGGCCGCGTGGATCGACTACCTGAAGGAAGAAAGCGATGGCTTGCTTGGCGATGACCGCGCAAATTACGGGGATTGGCTCTCGATTGCGGCGGACACGCCTAAGGATGTACTGGCTACGGCCTACTTTGCCTACAGCACGAAGCTGATGGCCAAGATCGCGGGCGTGCTCGGCAAGGAAGCAGATCAGCAGCGCTATGTGCAATTGTTCAACGAGATTGCTCAAGCATTCACCACGGCCTATGTGGATGCAGAGGGTCATATCAAGGGAGATACGCAGACGGTCTATGTGCTGGCCCTGTACTTTGGCTTGCTGGATGGTGAGCTGCACGGCAAGGCGGCTGCCCGACTGAAGCAGCGGATCGCCGATAATGATGGACACTTGTCCACGGGCTTCCTCGGGGTAGGCTATCTGCTGCCAGCGCTGTCGGATAACGGGATGCAGGATATTGCCTACTCCTTGCTGCATAAGGACACCTTCCCGTCCTGGCTCTACTCGGTCAAGCATGGCGCGACGACGATCTGGGAGCGGTGGGATGGCTGGACAGACCATAATGGCTTCCAGGACCCGCATATGAACTCCTTCAATCATTACTCTCTTGGCTCAGTCGGGGAATGGATGTTCCGCTACATGCTCGGCATAGAGGCAGATGAGCAGCAGCCCGGCTTCAAGCATGCCGTTATTCGGCCGCAGCCGGGAGGCAAGCTATCGCATGCGCGCGGCACCTATGATACGCCTTATGGCCGCTATGCCGTCCGTTGGGAGCAGCGAGGCGGGCAGCTAGAGCTGGAGGTCACCGTACCGGTCAATGCGACGGCGACCGTTCACCTGCCGGGCAAGGCGCTGAAGCTGCCAGCGCTTGCGGAGCTGGCAGTTGCAACGGGAAATACAGCTTACGGTTCAGTGGGTGCAGGCGAAGAACAGGCTGCAAGGAGCGTGGAAGCATCACGTAGCTATGATATCGGTTCAGGCGTGTACCGGTTCGTGTGTGCATGGGAGTAG
- a CDS encoding AraC family transcriptional regulator: MTQQLRGEQFFEPSFPIYLNRETESFKLSRHTHDFIELSLVAEGKGYQFIDEQTLQVSKGDLFVLPIGTSHVFRPSSVSRAEPLVIYNCIFRAELLEELADWHTVPDTLAAQLLDDTTSGHERSDRAAGRGNEKRRLSGQQQRWHSYHDRNGSLLQLFSSAYYEYSKRDAYARPMLLALLTQMLVQIERLHGEQVMQSSAPGQPPSAMEDALYYIHRHYNEKLTLKRLAELTYMSESHFQHQFKRLTCQSFTQYIQNIRIEKSCQLLQSTVLSVQDIAAEVGYSDMKFYHALFRKLTGVTPHAYRKGQSMRQDQ, encoded by the coding sequence ATGACACAACAGCTAAGAGGAGAACAATTCTTCGAGCCGAGCTTTCCGATATATCTCAATCGGGAGACCGAGTCGTTCAAGCTGTCCCGGCATACCCATGACTTCATCGAGCTGAGCCTGGTAGCCGAGGGCAAGGGCTATCAGTTCATCGACGAGCAGACGCTACAGGTCAGCAAGGGCGACCTCTTCGTGCTGCCGATCGGCACCTCCCATGTCTTCCGCCCGTCCTCTGTATCCAGAGCCGAGCCGCTCGTCATCTACAACTGTATCTTTCGCGCCGAGCTGCTGGAGGAGCTCGCTGACTGGCATACTGTACCCGACACACTTGCTGCACAGTTGCTAGACGATACGACCAGCGGCCATGAACGAAGCGATAGGGCGGCTGGTCGGGGCAACGAGAAACGAAGGCTCAGCGGCCAGCAGCAACGCTGGCACAGCTACCATGACCGCAACGGCAGCCTCCTCCAGCTCTTCTCCAGCGCCTATTATGAATATAGCAAGCGTGATGCCTATGCCCGCCCGATGCTGCTCGCGCTGCTCACTCAGATGCTCGTTCAGATCGAGCGACTGCATGGTGAGCAGGTAATGCAGTCCAGCGCACCTGGACAGCCCCCATCGGCTATGGAGGATGCGCTATACTACATCCACCGTCATTATAACGAGAAGCTGACGCTCAAGAGGCTGGCGGAGCTGACCTATATGAGCGAGAGCCATTTCCAGCATCAATTCAAGCGGCTCACCTGCCAGAGCTTCACCCAGTACATTCAAAATATCCGCATCGAAAAAAGCTGCCAGCTCCTGCAATCTACCGTGCTGTCCGTGCAGGACATCGCAGCGGAGGTCGGCTACAGCGATATGAAGTTCTATCATGCGCTGTTCCGCAAGCTGACAGGCGTTACGCCTCATGCGTATCGCAAGGGGCAAAGCATGAGGCAAGACCAATAA
- a CDS encoding tyrosine-type recombinase/integrase, with product MINKAQHRNQCLTKYHRLKAKVVKIRFHDLRHTVATLMLSLNINPRVVKEILGHSDIRVTLDTYIHVLPSVHKETAKKFGSMLFG from the coding sequence ATGATTAATAAGGCTCAACACCGAAATCAGTGCTTGACAAAATATCATAGGTTGAAGGCTAAAGTTGTAAAAATTCGCTTTCATGATTTACGGCATACCGTTGCCACGTTAATGTTAAGTCTCAATATCAATCCTAGGGTAGTCAAGGAAATACTCGGCCATTCTGACATTCGTGTAACTCTGGACACATACATCCATGTCTTACCTTCTGTTCACAAGGAAACCGCTAAAAAATTCGGCAGTATGCTTTTTGGTTGA
- a CDS encoding Rpn family recombination-promoting nuclease/putative transposase, which translates to MPELLDPRNDFVFKRIFGSEENKDVLLAFLNRTFAESGEAPLTEIVLLNPYTDKDAPLDKQSIFDIWAKTIEGKLINIEMQLFNKYDIEKRTLFYWSKRYSSQLQEGQTYKELKKCVTINILNYSFIPNERYHNVFHLREDHTGLELSDDIEVHFMELTKLDDQAIPLKGGLINWLLFLKGADKSSWEVLKMNEPTLKKAMDTLEFLSQDREARRLYEERQKYLHDEASMIEWATENGERKKAIEIAKNMLSLGLDIGIVAKASGLSEAEIESLRPIQ; encoded by the coding sequence ATGCCGGAACTGCTTGATCCCCGGAATGATTTCGTCTTCAAACGTATTTTTGGCAGTGAAGAAAACAAGGATGTACTTCTCGCTTTCCTGAATCGTACATTTGCGGAATCCGGCGAAGCTCCTTTAACGGAAATCGTTCTGCTCAATCCATATACGGATAAAGATGCTCCGCTCGACAAACAGTCCATCTTTGATATTTGGGCGAAGACGATTGAAGGAAAACTGATTAATATCGAGATGCAGCTTTTCAATAAATACGATATCGAAAAACGGACGCTTTTTTACTGGAGCAAACGCTACTCCAGCCAGTTGCAGGAAGGGCAGACATACAAGGAACTGAAGAAATGTGTTACCATCAACATTTTGAACTACTCATTTATTCCGAATGAACGTTATCATAATGTGTTCCATTTGAGAGAAGATCATACGGGCCTTGAATTGTCTGATGATATCGAAGTACATTTCATGGAACTGACTAAGTTGGACGATCAAGCCATTCCGCTGAAAGGTGGATTGATTAATTGGCTGCTGTTCCTTAAAGGAGCCGACAAATCGAGTTGGGAGGTGCTGAAGATGAACGAACCCACATTGAAGAAGGCAATGGATACTCTAGAGTTTTTAAGCCAGGATCGGGAGGCTCGCCGCTTATACGAGGAGAGGCAAAAGTATTTGCATGATGAAGCTTCCATGATCGAATGGGCTACGGAAAATGGAGAACGCAAGAAGGCTATCGAGATTGCCAAGAACATGCTTTCCCTAGGGTTGGATATTGGAATTGTCGCAAAAGCCAGCGGACTCTCTGAAGCAGAAATCGAATCGCTGAGGCCGATTCAATAA